Proteins encoded by one window of Ostrinia nubilalis chromosome 23, ilOstNubi1.1, whole genome shotgun sequence:
- the LOC135083255 gene encoding small ribosomal subunit protein bS16m — MSLPPASGTGRFFAKAAKSIRLIRQGCTNRPFFHISVTQRKRLNSQPVIEQLGSYDPMANINNEKLVALNLERMKYWLGKGAHVSPPVAEILGLSGFFPIHPRTYMTAWRNRRTERENLAKQLEAEKAKEAAA; from the exons ATGTCGCTGCCACCAGCAAGCGGCACGGGTAGATTTTTCGCAAAAGCTGCGAAATCTATACGTTTGATCCGTCAAGGATGTACTAATAGGCCTTTTTTTCATATATCTGTAACTCAG CGAAAAAGACTGAACAGCCAGCCAGTGATCGAACAGCTGGGTTCATACGATCCTATGGCAAACATAAACAACGAAAAGTTGGTTGCTCTCAATCTTGAAAGAATGAAATACTGGCTAGGAAAAGGTGCTCATGTTTCCCCACCAGTGGCTGAAATACTTG GTTTATCTGGCTTCTTCCCCATCCATCCGCGGACATACATGACGGCGTGGAGAAACAGACGAACGGAGAGAGAAAACTTGGCAAAACAACTAGAAGCCGAGAAAGCCAAGGAAGCAGCAGCCTGA